The following coding sequences are from one Desulfobacterales bacterium window:
- a CDS encoding NifB/NifX family molybdenum-iron cluster-binding protein, whose protein sequence is MARIAITSTGNELNSDMDQRFGRAAYFIIIDPETMEFEAIDNQKNLDLSQGAGIQAGKIIVDKKVNVLITGNCGPKAFKILENSGVKVALNINGKVIDAVSKYKNNELKFSNLPNVEGHHI, encoded by the coding sequence ATGGCAAGAATAGCAATTACATCTACAGGTAATGAATTAAATTCCGATATGGATCAGCGCTTTGGAAGGGCGGCTTATTTTATAATCATCGATCCGGAAACAATGGAATTTGAAGCAATAGATAATCAAAAAAATTTGGATCTCTCTCAAGGGGCAGGGATTCAAGCTGGCAAAATAATAGTAGATAAAAAAGTAAATGTTTTAATTACTGGAAATTGTGGACCAAAGGCATTTAAAATTTTAGAAAATTCAGGTGTAAAGGTTGCGCTAAACATTAATGGAAAAGTTATAGACGCTGTTTCTAAATATAAAAACAATGAGTTAAAATTTTCTAATTTGCCAAATGTTGAAGGCCACCATATCTAA
- a CDS encoding NifB/NifX family molybdenum-iron cluster-binding protein: MRFAIPLANGKLTAHFGHCQEFAIIDVENEKIIGKETKVPPPHEPGVLPKWLHDLGTNVVIAGGMGHRAIDLFNQAGIKVITGAPVEQPENLVISYVNKTLAVGENACGGGEHHQCGGH; the protein is encoded by the coding sequence ATGAGATTTGCAATTCCACTCGCTAATGGAAAACTAACCGCGCATTTCGGACATTGTCAAGAATTCGCAATTATTGATGTAGAAAATGAAAAAATTATTGGTAAGGAAACAAAGGTTCCGCCTCCCCATGAGCCAGGAGTTTTACCGAAATGGCTGCATGATTTAGGCACTAACGTTGTGATCGCTGGAGGTATGGGACATAGGGCAATAGATTTATTTAATCAAGCTGGCATTAAGGTAATTACTGGAGCTCCTGTAGAACAGCCTGAAAATCTTGTAATAAGTTATGTAAACAAAACATTAGCAGTAGGTGAAAATGCCTGTGGCGGAGGTGAACATCACCAATGCGGTGGACATTAA
- a CDS encoding MBL fold metallo-hydrolase: protein MNFTISTIVENTISASLIPFAEHGLSFLITAGNKKILFDSGKGQAFLPNADAMNINLTEIETVVLSHGHFDHANGLKELMSRNKNFKVIAHPAIFDNKLAGIGGTYFPIGISETRENFEKNGIKFQLSKESVEIIPGIITTGEIPMESEFEEVEPMFFTGEKGKEVRDYIPDDLALIIDTKKGLVVLLGCAHRGIINTLNHVSKLTGKKKIHAIMGGLHLLFADQSKLKKISDLLKGFELEKLIIGHCTGIHAIVTLFNEFKDKVVLNTVGHTIQF from the coding sequence ATGAATTTTACAATTTCAACTATTGTAGAAAATACTATTTCAGCAAGCTTAATACCTTTTGCAGAACATGGCCTTTCATTTTTGATTACGGCTGGAAATAAAAAAATTCTTTTTGATTCTGGAAAAGGTCAAGCTTTTCTTCCAAATGCTGATGCCATGAATATTAATTTAACTGAAATAGAAACAGTAGTGCTAAGTCATGGACATTTTGATCATGCAAATGGATTAAAAGAGCTTATGTCTCGAAATAAAAATTTTAAGGTTATAGCTCATCCAGCAATATTTGATAATAAATTGGCAGGAATAGGAGGTACCTATTTTCCTATTGGAATATCAGAAACAAGAGAAAATTTTGAAAAAAATGGTATAAAATTTCAACTTAGCAAAGAATCTGTTGAAATTATTCCAGGAATTATAACTACAGGTGAAATACCAATGGAATCAGAATTTGAAGAAGTTGAGCCAATGTTTTTTACGGGTGAAAAAGGTAAAGAAGTAAGGGATTATATCCCAGACGATCTTGCTCTTATAATCGATACAAAAAAAGGTTTAGTTGTTTTGTTAGGTTGTGCTCACAGAGGCATTATTAACACTTTAAATCATGTTTCTAAATTAACTGGCAAAAAGAAAATTCATGCCATTATGGGCGGACTTCATTTACTATTTGCCGATCAATCAAAATTAAAAAAAATATCCGATTTATTGAAGGGCTTTGAGCTTGAAAAACTTATAATTGGGCATTGCACTGGAATTCATGCAATAGTTACGCTCTTTAATGAATTTAA